The following proteins come from a genomic window of Hydractinia symbiolongicarpus strain clone_291-10 chromosome 2, HSymV2.1, whole genome shotgun sequence:
- the LOC130629497 gene encoding uncharacterized protein LOC130629497 — MKAEGNEVLEVGWQFLSTNYGTRNRGPVCRSFSPCELTEACVDTCFEDDQVGYQCIPNQFQKIPTLSMAAFPIHSSYPLTNLQDGHDSTYAGTFHDSTSHFRLDFGMVKFIRFITIRLVTTVREAVITVDDKFCSWVPEVADVNFVVECNSLLSGQQVVLTHLYSSQAFLVSEMHFYGDV, encoded by the exons ATGAAAGCTGAAGGAAATGAAGTATTAGAAGTTGGATGGCAATTTTTGTCAACAAATTATGGAACGAGAAAT AGGGGACCTGTTTGTCGATCATTCAGTCCATGCGAACTTACAGAAGCATGTGTTGATACCTGCTTTGAAGACGATCAAGTAGGATACCAGTGCATAC ccaatcagtttcaaaaaatacctaCTTTGTCTATGGCAGCATTTCCGATTCATTCTTCATACCCATTAACGAACCTGCAAGATGGGCATGATAGTACGTACGCTGGAACTTTCCATGACAGCACAAGTCACTTTAGACTTGACTTCGGTATGGTAAAATTCATTCGATTTATAACAATTCGTTTGGTAACGACTGTCAGGGAAGCTGTGATCACGGTTGATGATAAATTCTGTTCATGGGTACCAGAAGTAGCTGATGTCAATTTTGTTGTAGAATGCAATTCATTGTTATCAGGTCAACAAGTTGTCTTAACTCATCTGTATTCTTCGCAAGCGTTTTTGGTGAGCGAAATGCATTTTTACGGTGACGTTTAA
- the LOC130629493 gene encoding uncharacterized protein LOC130629493 isoform X2 codes for MVNEEISRLALRLKSFLSEIGQVFVIFTHYNTMDNLRLLNLNTYCDRVPDYKHRLLLLHPSQNTFVNIRYTKTTSASTIEEEFQNGEVDIKHLFSINRKFISNSTSRFINVVAAPNFRKLENIDVCASCQLLDQSILSDDAKVKRFFLNLGLTRRYPDKKIKEQYMNILGQAMCFMASRETMNTVPTIKDDIHGKISTLLLSPEQSNILFDESKKKIIVGPLGSGKSVLALNYLKHLYQCCEGNCIIYYVMWSDKTILLKAVEEFVLTFQCNRNVTVIVINAIELAKELNLSKLPTVSQLLLNLLRKHGAMSFHFISDEVDGEMFDNQEALSLKQILEREEALQNSMIVLFLQSLEKHRRLVTSGETKNHDKYKYEETGMRVFYLNKAMRTTKKIFDFLVEFEKNISAVESVIKHPVQDSAGKKTSLQNSAATSSVVHKNSKKLLPQKIGEKGEEGKKIFKEPVDIDEIAAASNYPDVSEDIKTLTKVKCNSAQEVGHNIEGTKPVLIHLNYENETEEKSIVMLALSLEYYLDRVNIKRLFFHNTVEQLITFRKVLDLIGRDYFVYNKQTEWNIIDHNNEVTNLPENEGYDLITNLEGSRGTEFCETVCCIDINDTMLRHKTLEGMSRVTERLIIVCACNIQSAATNSSTGHIIKDLLPEYLNEISVECCKNSNENYIETQVNDRKSIGYVNTNSRRFKNLMERIKKIEYKNNESDEADFAQIIRNNFQSPTINASCIFTHDDSCTISWNDEGYGYVIEMENDRSQWQNVEGVTTHGRCVINNLVVGKTYKFRVAASNNFGESEIILSYPHFVAVTFQDIKKIIRSNDIEKLQKLLSIHPNIVHMRGEHEFTPLMWTVRNTDNTSMVEILISYGSDVWAENSVKQNSYHFAAYRDRHTILDMLCRHDVTNINRGDVNNDTPLHCAAMYGYISCVDVLLRHENIDVTIEDIAGRTAYDVAGRLKNEQNREIIRRKIKEYEARKK; via the exons ATGGTAAATGAAGAGATATCCAGACTTGCCCTTCGACTAAAGTCATTTCTTAGTGAAATTGGACAGGTGTTTGTGATTTTCACACATTACAATACCATGGACAATCTGagacttttaaatttaaatacttATTGTGATCGTGTTCCAGATTATAAACACAGACTTCTGCTGCTCCATCCATCTCAAAATACCTTTGTCAATATAAGATACACTAAAACTACCAGTGCGTCAACCATTGAGGAAGAATTTCAAAATGGTGAAGTAGATATTAAACATTTGTTTTCAATCAATCGAAAATTTATCTCGAATAGTACCTCCAGATTTATAAATGTGGTTGCAGCACCAAATTTCCGAAAGTTAGAGAACATCGACGTTTGTGCAAGCTGTCAATTGTTAGATCAGTCTATTTTGTCAGACGACGCAAAGgttaaaaggttttttctgAATCTGGGATTAACAAGAAGATATCCTGATAAGAAAATTAAAGAGCAGTACATGAACATATTGGGTCAAGCAATGTGTTTCATGGCAAGTAGGGAAACTATGAACACTGTTCCAACAATCAAAGATGACATCCATGGGAAAATAAGCACTCTCCTATTGTCACCTGAACagtcaaatattttgtttgacgaatctaaaaagaaaatcatCGTGGGACCATTGGGAAGTGGTAAATCTGTTCTTGCTTTAAATTATCTAAAACATCTTTACCAATGTTGTGAAGGAAACTGCATAATATATTATGTTATGTGGAGTGACAAAACGATACTGCTGAAAGCTGTCGAAGAATTCGTCTTAACATTTCAATGCAACAGAAATGTCACCGTGATAGTAATAAATGCAATTGAATTAGCAAAAGAGCTCAACCTCTCTAAACTTCCAACAGTATCTCAATTATTACTGAACCTGTTAAGGAAACATGGTGCCATGTCATTTCATTTTATAAGCGACGAGGTAGATGGTGAGATGTTTGACAATCAAGAAGCTTTATCGCTGAAGCAGATTTTGGAGAGGGAAGAAGCTTTACAGAATTCCATGATTGTGTTGTTTCTGCAATCTTTGGAAAAGCACAGGAGATTGGTTACATCTGgagaaacaaaaaatcatgaTAAATACAAATACGAAGAAACTGGTATGCGTGTGTTTTACCTCAATAAAGCAATGCGAACAACGAAGaaaatttttgactttttagTAGAATTTGAGAAAAACATTTCTGCTGTTGAATCAGTTATCAAACATCCTGTTCAAGACAGCGCTGGTAAAAAAACATCCCTCCAAAACTCTGCGGCGACAAGTTCTGTTGTCCACAAAAATTCAAAGAAACTTCTCCCTCAAAAAATTGGAGAAAAAGGTGaagaaggtaaaaaaatatttaaagagcCAGTGGACATCGACGAAATTGCAGCTGCCTCAAATTATCCAGATGTTTCTGAAGATATCAAAACCCTAACCAAAGTGAAATGCAACTCCGCCCAAGAAGTTGGACATAACATTGAAGGAACAAAACCAGTACTGATACATCTTAATTATGAAAatgaaacagaagaaaaaagtatTGTCATGTTAGCTCTCTCGTTGGAATACTATCTAGATCGTGTTAATATTAAAcgattattttttcataacacTGTGGAACAATTGATCACGTTTCGAAAAGTTTTGGATTTGATCGGAAGggattattttgtttataacaaACAAACTGAATGGAACATTATCGATCACAACAATGAAGTTACCAATCTTCCGGAAAACGAAGGTTATGATTTAATTACTAATCTAGAAGGTAGTAGAGGAACAGAATTTTGTGAAACCGTATGTTGTATTGACATAAATGACACTATGTTGCGACACAAGACGTTAGAAGGAATGTCCAGAGTAACTGAACGCCTGATAATTGTTTGCGCGTGTAATATACAGTCTGCTGCTACAAATTCATCAACTGGACATATCATTAAAGATCTGTTACCAGAGTACCTGAATGAAATTTCTGTTGAATGTTGCAAGAATTCAAACGAAAATTACATTGAAACACAAGTTAATGACAGAAAATCGATAGGATATGTAAATACAAATTCGCGTAGATTCAAAAATCTCATGGAACGGATAAAGAAAAttgaatataaaaacaatgaATCAGATGAGGCCGATTTTGCGCAAATTATACGtaacaa CTTTCAATCTCCAACAATCAACGCGAGCTGCATTTTTACACACGATGATTCGTGTACAATTAGTTGGAATGATGAAGGATATGGTTACGTGATTGAAATGGAAAACGACAGATCACAATGGCAGAACGTAGAAGGTGTGACCACACATGGTAGATGTGTTATCAATAATTTAGTTGTTGGAAAGACATACAAGTTTCGTGTTGCAGCCAGTAATAACTTTGGTGAATCAGAAATTATATTATCCTATCCACATTTCGTTGCTGTTACTTTTCAAG atatcaAGAAAATTATTAGATCTAACGATATCGAGAAACTGCAAAAATTACTATCCATTCATCCAAACATCGTTCACATGAGAGGTGAACATGAATTCACACCATTGATGTGGACAGTACGGAACACCGACAATACATCAATGGTGGAAATACTCATCTCATATGGGAGTGATGTTTGGGCGGAAAATAGTGTGAAACAAAACAGTTATCATTTTGCTGCATATCGTGATCGTCACACAATATTAGATATGTTATGTCGACATGATGTAACAAACATCAACCGTGGAGATGTTAACAACGACACACCATTACATTGTGCTGCAATGTATGGTTACATCTcatgtgttgatgttttgttgCGTCATGAAAATATTGATGTGACGATCGAAGATATAGCTGGAAGAACAGCTTATGATGTTGCTGGAAGATTGAAGAATGAACAAAACCGGGAAATAATAAgacgaaaaataaaagaatacgaa
- the LOC130629493 gene encoding uncharacterized protein LOC130629493 isoform X1 → MVNEEISRLALRLKSFLSEIGQVFVIFTHYNTMDNLRLLNLNTYCDRVPDYKHRLLLLHPSQNTFVNIRYTKTTSASTIEEEFQNGEVDIKHLFSINRKFISNSTSRFINVVAAPNFRKLENIDVCASCQLLDQSILSDDAKVKRFFLNLGLTRRYPDKKIKEQYMNILGQAMCFMASRETMNTVPTIKDDIHGKISTLLLSPEQSNILFDESKKKIIVGPLGSGKSVLALNYLKHLYQCCEGNCIIYYVMWSDKTILLKAVEEFVLTFQCNRNVTVIVINAIELAKELNLSKLPTVSQLLLNLLRKHGAMSFHFISDEVDGEMFDNQEALSLKQILEREEALQNSMIVLFLQSLEKHRRLVTSGETKNHDKYKYEETGMRVFYLNKAMRTTKKIFDFLVEFEKNISAVESVIKHPVQDSAGKKTSLQNSAATSSVVHKNSKKLLPQKIGEKGEEGKKIFKEPVDIDEIAAASNYPDVSEDIKTLTKVKCNSAQEVGHNIEGTKPVLIHLNYENETEEKSIVMLALSLEYYLDRVNIKRLFFHNTVEQLITFRKVLDLIGRDYFVYNKQTEWNIIDHNNEVTNLPENEGYDLITNLEGSRGTEFCETVCCIDINDTMLRHKTLEGMSRVTERLIIVCACNIQSAATNSSTGHIIKDLLPEYLNEISVECCKNSNENYIETQVNDRKSIGYVNTNSRRFKNLMERIKKIEYKNNESDEADFAQIIRNNFQSPTINASCIFTHDDSCTISWNDEGYGYVIEMENDRSQWQNVEGVTTHGRCVINNLVVGKTYKFRVAASNNFGESEIILSYPHFVAVTFQDIKKIIRSNDIEKLQKLLSIHPNIVHMRGEHEFTPLMWTVRNTDNTSMVEILISYGSDVWAENSVKQNSYHFAAYRDRHTILDMLCRHDVTNINRGDVNNDTPLHCAAMYGYISCVDVLLRHENIDVTIEDIAGRTAYDVAGRLKNEQNREIIRRKIKEYEDEKKK, encoded by the exons ATGGTAAATGAAGAGATATCCAGACTTGCCCTTCGACTAAAGTCATTTCTTAGTGAAATTGGACAGGTGTTTGTGATTTTCACACATTACAATACCATGGACAATCTGagacttttaaatttaaatacttATTGTGATCGTGTTCCAGATTATAAACACAGACTTCTGCTGCTCCATCCATCTCAAAATACCTTTGTCAATATAAGATACACTAAAACTACCAGTGCGTCAACCATTGAGGAAGAATTTCAAAATGGTGAAGTAGATATTAAACATTTGTTTTCAATCAATCGAAAATTTATCTCGAATAGTACCTCCAGATTTATAAATGTGGTTGCAGCACCAAATTTCCGAAAGTTAGAGAACATCGACGTTTGTGCAAGCTGTCAATTGTTAGATCAGTCTATTTTGTCAGACGACGCAAAGgttaaaaggttttttctgAATCTGGGATTAACAAGAAGATATCCTGATAAGAAAATTAAAGAGCAGTACATGAACATATTGGGTCAAGCAATGTGTTTCATGGCAAGTAGGGAAACTATGAACACTGTTCCAACAATCAAAGATGACATCCATGGGAAAATAAGCACTCTCCTATTGTCACCTGAACagtcaaatattttgtttgacgaatctaaaaagaaaatcatCGTGGGACCATTGGGAAGTGGTAAATCTGTTCTTGCTTTAAATTATCTAAAACATCTTTACCAATGTTGTGAAGGAAACTGCATAATATATTATGTTATGTGGAGTGACAAAACGATACTGCTGAAAGCTGTCGAAGAATTCGTCTTAACATTTCAATGCAACAGAAATGTCACCGTGATAGTAATAAATGCAATTGAATTAGCAAAAGAGCTCAACCTCTCTAAACTTCCAACAGTATCTCAATTATTACTGAACCTGTTAAGGAAACATGGTGCCATGTCATTTCATTTTATAAGCGACGAGGTAGATGGTGAGATGTTTGACAATCAAGAAGCTTTATCGCTGAAGCAGATTTTGGAGAGGGAAGAAGCTTTACAGAATTCCATGATTGTGTTGTTTCTGCAATCTTTGGAAAAGCACAGGAGATTGGTTACATCTGgagaaacaaaaaatcatgaTAAATACAAATACGAAGAAACTGGTATGCGTGTGTTTTACCTCAATAAAGCAATGCGAACAACGAAGaaaatttttgactttttagTAGAATTTGAGAAAAACATTTCTGCTGTTGAATCAGTTATCAAACATCCTGTTCAAGACAGCGCTGGTAAAAAAACATCCCTCCAAAACTCTGCGGCGACAAGTTCTGTTGTCCACAAAAATTCAAAGAAACTTCTCCCTCAAAAAATTGGAGAAAAAGGTGaagaaggtaaaaaaatatttaaagagcCAGTGGACATCGACGAAATTGCAGCTGCCTCAAATTATCCAGATGTTTCTGAAGATATCAAAACCCTAACCAAAGTGAAATGCAACTCCGCCCAAGAAGTTGGACATAACATTGAAGGAACAAAACCAGTACTGATACATCTTAATTATGAAAatgaaacagaagaaaaaagtatTGTCATGTTAGCTCTCTCGTTGGAATACTATCTAGATCGTGTTAATATTAAAcgattattttttcataacacTGTGGAACAATTGATCACGTTTCGAAAAGTTTTGGATTTGATCGGAAGggattattttgtttataacaaACAAACTGAATGGAACATTATCGATCACAACAATGAAGTTACCAATCTTCCGGAAAACGAAGGTTATGATTTAATTACTAATCTAGAAGGTAGTAGAGGAACAGAATTTTGTGAAACCGTATGTTGTATTGACATAAATGACACTATGTTGCGACACAAGACGTTAGAAGGAATGTCCAGAGTAACTGAACGCCTGATAATTGTTTGCGCGTGTAATATACAGTCTGCTGCTACAAATTCATCAACTGGACATATCATTAAAGATCTGTTACCAGAGTACCTGAATGAAATTTCTGTTGAATGTTGCAAGAATTCAAACGAAAATTACATTGAAACACAAGTTAATGACAGAAAATCGATAGGATATGTAAATACAAATTCGCGTAGATTCAAAAATCTCATGGAACGGATAAAGAAAAttgaatataaaaacaatgaATCAGATGAGGCCGATTTTGCGCAAATTATACGtaacaa CTTTCAATCTCCAACAATCAACGCGAGCTGCATTTTTACACACGATGATTCGTGTACAATTAGTTGGAATGATGAAGGATATGGTTACGTGATTGAAATGGAAAACGACAGATCACAATGGCAGAACGTAGAAGGTGTGACCACACATGGTAGATGTGTTATCAATAATTTAGTTGTTGGAAAGACATACAAGTTTCGTGTTGCAGCCAGTAATAACTTTGGTGAATCAGAAATTATATTATCCTATCCACATTTCGTTGCTGTTACTTTTCAAG atatcaAGAAAATTATTAGATCTAACGATATCGAGAAACTGCAAAAATTACTATCCATTCATCCAAACATCGTTCACATGAGAGGTGAACATGAATTCACACCATTGATGTGGACAGTACGGAACACCGACAATACATCAATGGTGGAAATACTCATCTCATATGGGAGTGATGTTTGGGCGGAAAATAGTGTGAAACAAAACAGTTATCATTTTGCTGCATATCGTGATCGTCACACAATATTAGATATGTTATGTCGACATGATGTAACAAACATCAACCGTGGAGATGTTAACAACGACACACCATTACATTGTGCTGCAATGTATGGTTACATCTcatgtgttgatgttttgttgCGTCATGAAAATATTGATGTGACGATCGAAGATATAGCTGGAAGAACAGCTTATGATGTTGCTGGAAGATTGAAGAATGAACAAAACCGGGAAATAATAAgacgaaaaataaaagaatacgaa gatgaaaagaaaaaataa